A genomic window from Alkalihalobacillus sp. AL-G includes:
- a CDS encoding carboxypeptidase M32 gives MTNTTLNKTEQNFKELSQKITSYNEAIGLMFWDLRTGAPKKGVEQRSEVIGTLSSEVFKLSTSKEMKECLDTLSDNSLHPDLSPITKKAVEEAKKEYERNEKIPEAEYKEFVILQSKAENVWEDAKAKADFSILQPYLERLVDFKKKFVGYWGYEEHPYNTLLDLYEPGVTVDTIDRVFGQLREAIVPLLQDVVDAKDKPDTSFLFESFPANKQKDFSLHVLQQMGYDFKAGRLDETAHPFAIGLNPGDVRVTTKYDEKDFRTAVFGTIHEGGHALYEQNIDSSLVGTPLCTGTSMGIHESQSLFWENFVGRNEHFWKHNYETFKSYTNGQFDQVAIDDYYRAINVAGPSLIRIEADEMTYPLHIILRYEIEKGLFSDQLQVKDLPEVWNDKMQEYLGIRPKHDGEGVLQDVHWSGGDFGYFPSYALGYIYAAQLKEAMLKDLPDFNEKLAGGNLLPIKEWLTEKVHKHGKTKQPIEIIKDVTGEGLNAKYLINYLNTKYRNVYQIRA, from the coding sequence TTGACAAACACGACTCTAAACAAAACCGAGCAAAATTTTAAAGAGCTTTCTCAAAAAATAACGAGCTACAACGAAGCGATCGGACTGATGTTCTGGGATTTAAGAACAGGTGCTCCGAAAAAGGGTGTGGAACAACGCTCAGAGGTGATTGGCACACTTTCCTCAGAAGTGTTTAAACTTTCGACATCAAAGGAAATGAAGGAGTGTCTCGATACGTTAAGTGACAACTCGCTTCACCCAGACCTATCACCGATCACGAAAAAAGCGGTAGAAGAAGCGAAAAAGGAATACGAACGGAATGAAAAAATTCCTGAGGCAGAGTATAAGGAATTTGTCATTCTTCAATCGAAAGCTGAAAATGTTTGGGAAGATGCCAAAGCGAAAGCAGACTTTTCGATCCTTCAACCGTACCTTGAAAGACTGGTCGATTTTAAAAAGAAATTTGTAGGGTATTGGGGCTATGAAGAGCACCCGTATAACACATTGTTAGATTTGTATGAACCAGGTGTGACCGTTGATACGATCGATCGCGTTTTCGGGCAACTGAGAGAGGCGATTGTTCCGCTTTTACAGGATGTGGTCGATGCAAAGGATAAGCCTGACACATCATTTTTGTTTGAGTCCTTTCCTGCAAATAAACAAAAGGATTTCAGTCTCCATGTTTTACAACAAATGGGTTACGACTTCAAAGCAGGTCGCTTGGACGAAACAGCGCATCCATTTGCAATCGGATTGAATCCTGGAGACGTACGTGTGACCACCAAATACGATGAAAAAGATTTCCGAACGGCTGTATTCGGTACGATACACGAAGGTGGTCATGCCTTATATGAACAAAACATTGATTCCAGCCTAGTCGGCACACCTCTTTGTACAGGGACATCGATGGGTATCCATGAATCACAATCTCTTTTCTGGGAAAACTTCGTAGGTCGCAATGAGCATTTCTGGAAACACAACTACGAAACCTTTAAGTCCTATACGAATGGTCAATTTGATCAAGTAGCGATTGATGACTATTACCGTGCGATCAACGTGGCCGGACCATCACTTATTCGAATTGAAGCCGATGAAATGACGTATCCGCTTCACATCATCCTCCGCTATGAAATCGAAAAAGGTTTGTTCAGCGATCAATTGCAGGTAAAAGACTTACCAGAGGTTTGGAATGACAAAATGCAAGAATATCTTGGCATTCGACCGAAGCACGACGGAGAAGGCGTTCTACAAGACGTTCATTGGTCAGGCGGAGACTTTGGCTACTTCCCTTCCTATGCACTCGGTTATATTTATGCAGCACAACTAAAGGAAGCAATGCTGAAGGATCTTCCCGATTTTAATGAGAAGTTAGCGGGAGGAAACTTGCTGCCCATAAAAGAGTGGTTAACCGAAAAGGTCCATAAGCACGGTAAAACAAAGCAACCGATTGAAATCATTAAAGATGTAACAGGTGAAGGCTTAAACGCCAAATACTTGATCAATTACTTGAATACTAAATATCGTAATGTGTATCAAATCAGAGCTTGA
- a CDS encoding class I SAM-dependent RNA methyltransferase, translating to MKPITLIATAAMGLESIVANEVRRLGYEKVTVENGKIIVEADETAIPRLNLWLRTADRIKLKIGDFKALSFEELFEKTKALPWGDFLPEDAEFPVIGRSVKSKLFSVSDCQAIVKKAIVEKMKESYNVEGWLPESGAFYRVEVALHKDIATLTIDTSGEGLHKRGYRYLHNEAPLKETLAAALIQLTNWKADRPFLDPFCGSGTIPIEAAMIAKNIAPGLNREFASENWSWLDKKLWYSAVEEAHDLAKFDLPVDILGTDIDHKMIELSENNAVEAGLEDALRFKQMQVKDFTSKSQYGYAIGNPPYGERLNERDYVERLYREIGEVFRANDTWSLYILTSHEKFESLYGKPASKKRKLYNGDLKCHYYQYFGKKPPRQHVNV from the coding sequence ATGAAACCGATTACCCTGATTGCAACAGCAGCAATGGGACTTGAATCCATTGTTGCAAATGAAGTACGCCGACTCGGATACGAAAAGGTAACAGTCGAAAACGGAAAAATTATAGTTGAGGCAGACGAAACAGCTATTCCTAGGTTAAATCTTTGGTTACGTACAGCCGACCGGATCAAATTGAAAATCGGAGACTTTAAGGCACTATCATTTGAAGAACTTTTTGAAAAAACGAAAGCTCTTCCATGGGGTGATTTTTTGCCTGAGGATGCGGAGTTTCCCGTTATCGGAAGATCCGTCAAATCGAAGCTTTTCAGTGTTTCCGATTGTCAGGCGATTGTGAAAAAAGCAATCGTTGAAAAAATGAAGGAATCCTATAACGTCGAGGGCTGGTTGCCTGAATCAGGTGCTTTTTACCGTGTCGAGGTCGCGCTTCATAAGGATATTGCAACGCTAACCATCGATACGAGCGGTGAAGGACTCCATAAACGAGGCTATCGATATCTTCATAACGAAGCGCCGCTCAAGGAAACACTTGCGGCAGCCCTGATCCAGCTCACAAATTGGAAGGCTGATCGTCCATTCCTTGATCCGTTTTGTGGTTCAGGTACAATACCGATAGAAGCTGCGATGATCGCAAAAAACATCGCGCCTGGACTTAACAGAGAGTTCGCTTCAGAAAACTGGTCTTGGCTTGATAAAAAACTGTGGTATTCAGCAGTAGAAGAGGCACATGATCTTGCTAAATTCGATTTGCCAGTAGACATTCTAGGTACAGATATTGACCATAAAATGATTGAGTTGTCCGAGAACAACGCGGTAGAAGCAGGCCTTGAGGATGCACTCCGATTTAAACAGATGCAAGTGAAAGATTTTACCTCAAAGTCTCAATACGGGTACGCAATTGGAAATCCACCATATGGTGAACGTTTAAATGAACGTGATTATGTCGAACGTCTTTACCGTGAAATTGGTGAAGTCTTTCGAGCAAACGACACGTGGTCTCTTTACATTTTAACGTCTCATGAAAAGTTCGAATCGTTATATGGTAAACCCGCATCTAAGAAACGAAAGCTCTATAATGGCGATCTGAAATGCCATTACTATCAATACTTTGGAAAGAAACCACCTCGACAACACGTAAACGTTTAA
- the gpsB gene encoding cell division regulator GpsB, producing the protein MDMKKLRLNAKEILEKDFKTGFRGYDQDEVDQFLDVVIKDYEQFHKEIDRLNEENVKLKKEVQRSGEQSKSQTNSPGITNYDILKRLSNLEKHVFGSKLYD; encoded by the coding sequence ATGGATATGAAAAAACTACGTTTGAATGCAAAGGAAATACTGGAAAAGGATTTTAAGACGGGTTTTCGCGGCTACGATCAGGATGAAGTCGATCAATTCTTAGACGTTGTCATTAAGGATTATGAACAATTTCATAAGGAAATCGATCGGTTGAATGAAGAGAATGTCAAACTGAAAAAAGAGGTTCAGCGCTCAGGTGAACAATCCAAGTCACAAACGAACTCACCTGGTATTACAAACTACGATATTTTAAAACGCTTATCTAATTTAGAAAAGCATGTGTTCGGCAGCAAGCTATACGATTGA
- a CDS encoding DUF1273 domain-containing protein, which produces MLKVMAVSGYKAHELGIFSNKHEAVPYIKGVMKRRLIALIEEGLEWVVIGGQLGVELWTGEIVNELKAYYPEIKLAILTPFQDQETRWKEPSQEYYHEVLSKADFVDSVSKRPYESPRQLQAHNQFIIEKTDGLLLFYDSEQQGSPEYYLQSALKYHEAGNEYPILSISFFDVNDYIEEANQSDWTT; this is translated from the coding sequence ATGCTTAAGGTAATGGCGGTAAGTGGGTATAAAGCCCATGAACTTGGCATTTTTTCAAACAAACACGAAGCAGTTCCATACATAAAAGGTGTAATGAAAAGACGATTAATTGCGCTAATTGAAGAAGGGCTTGAATGGGTGGTTATCGGTGGTCAGCTTGGAGTTGAACTCTGGACCGGGGAGATCGTGAACGAATTGAAGGCTTACTATCCGGAAATAAAGCTTGCTATCCTTACTCCATTCCAGGATCAGGAAACACGGTGGAAGGAACCGTCACAGGAATATTATCATGAAGTCCTTTCGAAAGCTGACTTTGTAGATAGTGTTTCAAAACGACCATATGAATCCCCTAGGCAGCTACAGGCGCACAACCAATTCATTATCGAAAAAACAGACGGACTTCTTTTGTTCTATGACAGTGAACAACAAGGCTCTCCCGAGTATTATTTACAATCGGCACTCAAATATCATGAGGCAGGTAACGAATATCCTATACTGTCGATTTCATTTTTTGACGTGAATGATTACATCGAGGAAGCAAATCAATCCGATTGGACAACATAA
- a CDS encoding CotD family spore coat protein: MYCKKPQMMCPVVHQPKKCVKHFYHHKIVPHVHPVIEEHVHHNIYEHKHSQPVSKKQCCTTKHQHSMCPPRPKCGCSSHHGGHGPSWF, encoded by the coding sequence ATGTATTGTAAAAAACCTCAAATGATGTGCCCTGTGGTGCATCAACCTAAGAAGTGTGTCAAGCATTTTTATCATCACAAGATAGTTCCTCATGTTCACCCAGTAATTGAGGAGCACGTTCATCACAATATTTATGAACACAAGCATTCGCAGCCAGTCAGCAAGAAGCAATGCTGTACGACAAAGCATCAACATTCAATGTGCCCACCAAGACCGAAATGCGGTTGTTCTTCGCATCATGGCGGTCATGGCCCTTCGTGGTTTTAA
- a CDS encoding ribonuclease H-like domain-containing protein: protein MSLQNKLNRFKKDITRTGAEKGDSAAIAKKPELLNRDAEKWSKFDVRSLSFEEESCMLREKRFASDTKLGHYTIQDYKIVIEKWNERQDRHPLSANQRTPEDLLFFDTETTGLGSGAGNTIFLLGMARVLGEGIQVRQYFLPSPGNEVALYHHFLSDVKEMKNLVTYNGKAFDWPQVKTRHTFVRDAVPKLPPFGHFDLLHGSRRVWKKSYESLRLSVVEKELLNIERKEDTPGYLAPMLYFEFLREKDPSILKGVFTHNELDVLTLISLYTHLSNILLDIGNTHLTSKEEFEVARWFEAVGDVDEAKRRYKALTKSTRPTEAMKALALLYRKEKEYDRAVALWEATLEQTKDVSTYIELSKAYEHRYKDLTKALYFAEQGYQQWKETSRISRGKEQRERVDFIKRIERLEHKII, encoded by the coding sequence ATGTCTCTCCAAAATAAACTCAATCGATTCAAAAAGGACATTACGAGGACAGGGGCAGAAAAAGGAGATTCCGCTGCGATAGCAAAAAAGCCTGAATTACTTAATCGTGATGCTGAGAAATGGAGTAAGTTTGATGTTCGGTCTCTTTCGTTTGAAGAAGAAAGCTGTATGCTTCGTGAAAAAAGGTTTGCTTCAGATACGAAGCTGGGACACTACACGATTCAAGATTATAAGATCGTGATTGAGAAGTGGAATGAACGGCAGGATCGACATCCGCTTTCTGCGAATCAACGTACGCCAGAGGATTTGTTGTTCTTTGACACAGAAACAACAGGGCTCGGAAGTGGGGCTGGGAATACGATCTTTCTACTTGGTATGGCACGTGTACTAGGCGAGGGGATTCAGGTTCGTCAATACTTTCTGCCTAGTCCAGGTAATGAAGTCGCACTATACCACCACTTTTTAAGTGATGTAAAGGAAATGAAGAATCTCGTTACGTATAACGGGAAAGCGTTCGATTGGCCACAAGTCAAAACACGACATACCTTTGTACGAGACGCTGTTCCGAAACTGCCGCCGTTCGGACATTTCGATCTGTTACATGGTTCGCGTCGAGTTTGGAAAAAGTCGTATGAATCACTCCGGCTATCTGTTGTGGAAAAAGAACTGCTGAATATCGAACGGAAAGAAGATACTCCAGGTTATTTGGCACCGATGCTCTATTTTGAATTTTTAAGGGAAAAGGATCCTAGCATCTTAAAAGGCGTCTTTACCCATAACGAGCTGGATGTGTTAACGTTAATTTCACTTTATACGCATCTGTCGAACATTTTATTGGATATTGGTAATACACATCTCACTTCAAAAGAGGAATTTGAAGTGGCAAGATGGTTTGAAGCGGTTGGTGATGTGGACGAGGCGAAAAGAAGGTACAAAGCACTAACGAAATCAACGCGGCCAACCGAGGCGATGAAGGCATTAGCCCTTCTTTATAGGAAGGAAAAAGAGTATGACCGCGCAGTCGCCTTATGGGAAGCTACCCTCGAACAAACCAAAGATGTATCTACGTATATTGAACTATCGAAAGCCTATGAGCATCGTTACAAGGACCTGACTAAAGCGTTATACTTTGCAGAACAAGGATACCAGCAATGGAAGGAAACAAGTCGGATTTCAAGAGGAAAAGAGCAACGTGAACGAGTTGACTTTATCAAACGGATCGAAAGACTGGAGCATAAGATTATATAG
- a CDS encoding DEAD/DEAH box helicase: MKLRKNLAELLKIMNQDETVAANIVHWKTLPEKEGHVVDLPDHVHPKIKEALVRRGITSLYTHQHTALGTAKERKNFVAVTPTASGKTLCYNLPVLQEIAENNCSRALYLFPTKALAQDQKSEMNELIDEIGIDIKSYTYDGDTPSNIRQVVRKAGHIVMTNPDMLHSAILPHHTKWVSLFENLKFIVVDELHTYRGVFGSHVANVIRRLKRICNYYGSNPTFICTSATISNPKELAEKLTGEDVQLIDNNGAPVGKKHFVFYNPPVVNKPLNVRRSSTLESKKLASLFLENAVQTIVFARSRVRVEILLTYLQGLIQRKIGNKSIRGYRGGYLPKERREIEQGLRNGDIIGVVSTNALELGVDIGQLQVCIMNGYPGSIASTWQQGGRAGRRQDESVVILVASSSPLDQYIIQNPDYFFNRNPETARINPDNLIILVDHLKCAAYELPFRKEERFDGVDIDEILFYLAEEQVLHRQGDRWFWMNDSFPAHDISLRSASQENVVIIDQTDVANVRVIGEMDRFSSMTLLHEEAIYLHQGTQYQVEKLDYEEKKAFVREVDVDYYTDANLAVSLKVLEEDKHQTYLNGTVAYGDVTVNAMATIFKKIKFGTHENIGSGPISLPEEELHTSAAWISFSEEVTEGLSEQELEESLIGIANVMRHVAPLFVMCDVSDLHVVPQVKASHSQKPTLFFYDRYPGGIGLSEYVYEHIDEILGEAEQVIGKCPCEKGCPSCVGIEVQESNVKVTGLSFIQKRRTYHVSPK, translated from the coding sequence ATGAAACTTCGAAAAAACCTAGCTGAACTTTTAAAAATCATGAATCAGGATGAGACGGTCGCAGCCAACATTGTCCACTGGAAGACACTGCCCGAAAAAGAAGGGCATGTAGTTGATCTTCCCGACCATGTTCATCCGAAAATAAAAGAGGCACTTGTTAGAAGAGGAATCACTTCTTTATATACTCACCAGCACACCGCATTGGGGACGGCAAAGGAAAGGAAAAACTTCGTTGCTGTTACACCGACGGCTTCAGGGAAAACGTTATGCTACAACTTACCTGTCTTACAAGAAATCGCAGAGAACAACTGCAGTCGTGCACTTTATCTTTTTCCGACAAAAGCACTCGCTCAGGATCAGAAAAGTGAGATGAATGAACTGATTGATGAAATCGGTATCGATATAAAGAGCTATACGTATGATGGAGACACCCCATCGAATATTCGTCAGGTCGTGCGGAAAGCAGGACATATCGTTATGACCAACCCAGATATGCTGCACTCGGCCATCTTACCTCACCATACAAAATGGGTGTCACTGTTCGAAAATCTTAAATTTATTGTCGTTGACGAGTTACATACGTATCGGGGGGTATTTGGCAGTCATGTTGCGAATGTCATCCGAAGGTTGAAACGAATTTGTAATTACTACGGAAGCAATCCTACATTCATTTGTACGTCCGCAACAATCTCAAACCCGAAAGAACTAGCCGAAAAATTAACCGGTGAGGATGTTCAGTTAATTGATAATAATGGGGCACCGGTCGGGAAAAAGCATTTTGTCTTTTATAATCCTCCTGTCGTGAATAAACCGTTGAATGTACGTCGTAGTTCAACGCTTGAATCGAAAAAACTCGCGTCTCTGTTTTTAGAAAATGCGGTTCAAACGATCGTTTTTGCCAGAAGCAGAGTACGAGTCGAGATTCTTCTGACCTACCTGCAAGGATTGATTCAACGAAAAATCGGCAATAAATCGATCCGCGGGTATAGAGGTGGTTATTTACCGAAGGAGCGCAGGGAAATTGAACAAGGATTACGGAACGGGGATATTATTGGTGTTGTTAGCACAAATGCACTTGAGCTTGGTGTAGACATCGGCCAGCTACAGGTGTGTATCATGAATGGTTATCCCGGCTCGATTGCAAGCACGTGGCAGCAAGGCGGAAGAGCAGGGAGACGACAGGATGAATCTGTCGTTATCCTTGTGGCAAGTTCATCGCCATTGGACCAATACATCATTCAAAACCCAGACTATTTCTTTAACCGCAACCCAGAAACCGCACGGATCAATCCGGATAATTTGATCATACTCGTCGATCACCTGAAATGCGCAGCCTATGAACTGCCCTTCCGAAAAGAGGAAAGGTTCGATGGCGTCGATATCGATGAGATTTTATTTTACTTGGCTGAAGAGCAGGTCCTTCACCGACAGGGCGATCGTTGGTTTTGGATGAACGATTCCTTTCCTGCTCATGACATCAGTTTACGTTCAGCATCTCAGGAAAATGTAGTGATCATTGACCAAACCGATGTCGCAAATGTCCGTGTAATTGGCGAAATGGATCGGTTCAGTTCGATGACACTGCTCCATGAGGAAGCGATTTATTTACATCAAGGAACACAGTATCAGGTTGAAAAGTTGGACTATGAAGAGAAGAAAGCCTTTGTTCGTGAAGTTGATGTGGATTACTATACGGATGCCAATCTGGCTGTTTCTTTAAAGGTTTTAGAGGAGGACAAGCATCAAACATATCTGAATGGAACGGTCGCCTATGGAGATGTAACCGTCAATGCGATGGCGACGATTTTCAAAAAAATCAAATTCGGCACCCATGAAAACATCGGGTCAGGTCCGATCTCATTGCCGGAAGAAGAGCTTCATACATCAGCTGCGTGGATCAGTTTTTCAGAAGAAGTAACAGAAGGCCTGTCCGAGCAAGAATTAGAGGAGAGCTTGATCGGGATTGCGAATGTGATGCGGCACGTCGCCCCGCTTTTCGTCATGTGCGATGTGAGCGACTTGCATGTCGTTCCACAGGTGAAAGCTTCCCATTCACAGAAGCCGACACTCTTTTTCTATGACCGCTATCCTGGAGGAATTGGTCTGAGTGAATACGTTTATGAGCATATCGATGAGATCCTCGGTGAGGCAGAGCAGGTAATTGGGAAGTGCCCATGTGAAAAAGGGTGTCCATCCTGTGTCGGAATCGAGGTTCAGGAATCGAACGTGAAAGTAACTGGGCTTTCATTTATTCAGAAAAGGAGGACCTATCATGTCTCTCCAAAATAA
- a CDS encoding peroxiredoxin: MITCTDTFRATIGDTAPLFQTAAVIDSEIKPIKLEDYLGKWTVLFFYPSDFTFVUPTELAAVAAVYSDLQKMNTEVLAISTDSVYSHKVYLETSKKLKQVKFPVVSDRNQLISRAYQVLDCSVGASFRATVVIDPEGVIVCKTVYPNDVGRNIDELLRLVQAIRYSRQHKKATPAHWEPGDEGIRRDQNRIGSE; this comes from the coding sequence ATGATAACCTGTACTGATACATTTCGTGCCACGATCGGTGATACAGCTCCTCTCTTTCAAACAGCTGCAGTCATTGATTCCGAAATAAAACCGATCAAGTTGGAGGATTACCTCGGAAAATGGACCGTGCTTTTCTTTTACCCGAGTGATTTTACATTTGTCTGACCGACTGAACTTGCGGCGGTCGCTGCTGTTTATTCTGATTTGCAGAAGATGAACACAGAAGTTCTAGCAATCAGTACCGATAGTGTCTATTCTCACAAAGTGTATTTGGAAACGTCGAAAAAGTTAAAGCAAGTAAAGTTTCCGGTCGTCAGTGATCGAAACCAACTGATCAGTAGAGCGTATCAAGTACTGGATTGCTCAGTAGGCGCTTCATTTCGTGCTACGGTTGTCATCGATCCGGAAGGGGTTATTGTCTGTAAAACGGTATATCCGAATGATGTCGGCCGGAATATAGACGAATTATTACGTTTGGTTCAGGCCATACGTTATTCAAGACAACATAAAAAAGCGACCCCTGCCCACTGGGAGCCGGGTGACGAGGGAATCCGACGGGATCAAAATCGAATAGGGAGCGAGTGA
- a CDS encoding DNA adenine methylase, which yields MPNIKNKKLPQLLKWIGNKQRFAEEIVDTMPREFNSYYEPFLGSGAVLATLCDRKRDKLMPTHSFDKAVGSDVMTPLIEVFKYVKDDPETLINHYKECIENFNDNRKENYLKIRDSFNENHNGLDFAVLTRTCYSGVIRFRKSDGYMSTPIGPHNPISPASFAERVKEWHDLLHDVTFLNNDFRETMSLAREGDVVYCDPPYTHSQTILYGSQSFKIEDLWQSIYECKQRGAKVILSINGQKKSKSEDISVEIPDGLFERGKYVNCGVSMINRLQRSGAVMENEDVHDRLLLTW from the coding sequence ATGCCAAACATCAAAAATAAAAAGTTACCACAATTACTAAAGTGGATTGGGAATAAACAAAGGTTTGCCGAAGAAATCGTCGATACAATGCCTAGAGAATTTAATTCATATTACGAGCCATTCTTGGGTAGCGGTGCGGTATTGGCAACCTTATGTGATAGAAAAAGAGATAAACTAATGCCAACACATAGTTTTGACAAGGCGGTGGGGTCCGATGTTATGACACCACTTATAGAAGTTTTTAAGTATGTAAAGGACGACCCTGAAACACTTATTAACCACTACAAGGAATGTATCGAAAATTTTAATGATAATAGGAAAGAAAATTATTTAAAAATACGTGATAGTTTTAATGAGAACCATAACGGATTAGACTTTGCGGTACTCACAAGAACATGCTATTCGGGGGTTATTCGTTTCAGAAAATCGGACGGTTATATGTCGACTCCGATTGGACCGCATAATCCAATTTCTCCCGCATCTTTTGCGGAACGGGTTAAGGAATGGCACGACTTATTACACGACGTAACGTTCTTAAATAACGATTTTAGAGAGACGATGTCGTTAGCTCGAGAAGGGGACGTTGTCTATTGCGACCCTCCCTATACGCATAGTCAAACGATACTTTACGGTTCACAATCGTTTAAGATAGAGGACTTATGGCAATCCATTTACGAATGTAAACAACGTGGTGCAAAGGTTATTTTATCGATTAACGGTCAGAAAAAGTCGAAGTCGGAGGATATAAGCGTCGAGATTCCCGATGGTTTATTTGAACGAGGAAAATACGTTAATTGTGGAGTCTCGATGATAAATCGACTACAACGTAGTGGAGCAGTTATGGAAAACGAAGATGTCCACGACCGACTACTACTTACGTGGTAA
- a CDS encoding helix-turn-helix domain-containing protein, with protein sequence MDKLNIKQEFGTIVKDIRKKKGISQEGLAELTGLHRTYISDVERGSRNISIVNMSKICRALGVKISCVFQRMGE encoded by the coding sequence ATGGATAAATTAAACATTAAACAAGAGTTTGGAACTATTGTCAAGGATATTCGAAAAAAGAAAGGCATATCGCAAGAGGGACTAGCTGAACTAACGGGCTTGCATAGAACTTACATAAGTGATGTAGAGCGGGGGAGTCGCAATATATCAATAGTGAACATGTCCAAAATATGTCGTGCTTTAGGCGTAAAAATATCCTGTGTTTTTCAAAGAATGGGGGAATGA